Genomic DNA from Gimesia aquarii:
TTCACTGATGTGGAATATGAAGCTTTTAAAAGACAAGAACAATTATTTGGCCGTGGTGTAAAACAACAATTATTGGGAGATCCTGCAGGACATCTGAAGCTACCAAAAGAAGGTAGTAACAGAGCTCAGTTTTCCGAAACGGGATGGGATGTCTTAGGGATTTATAAATATAATACGGGTGAAAAAACCAAAGGTAAGAAAGACGATGAGGATTCCACCAAGAATTTGCTAGCTTACGTTGCTCCTCCCTCTCCATCAGCTCCTCCCAGTGTTGTATTCTTGACGAAAGAAGATATCACAAATCAGGTGTTTCAAACGGGTTCCGTTGCTGTGGATTTACTGGAGTTTGTTGACCCCAGATCTGATGCGTGGAATCATAAGTTTCTGATTGATTTCTCAGGGGTATTTGGCCATGAATACGAATTCGAAATCATAGACAATTTTGGACTATCGATTGGTCCGTTTCTCATCTCTACAGATGGACAAGACATCAAGGCTGCTTTTGAAAATTTGTTCTGGGTTGGAAAAGGGAATGTCGAAGTTTATACACCCGGACCAAGAACAGGTCGATTTATTATTGAATTTGTAGGAGATCTTGCAGGAACTCGTGTTGGCCCACTTTACTGGCAAAGAATTATTCGGGTTGATCCCAATCCTCCTGGTAACATTCTTAGTACACCGGAAGTACCACCAATCGTTCAATACGAAGTCTTTGAATACGATTATAAGCCACTATCGGGGGGATACAGAGTTCAGATTACACCTGCTTCAAGGCCGTTGAGTCCATACCAAAGGTGGTTCGGCTCTACTGGATTTATTCCGGACTTTGATGGTTCCGACTGGAATTATGGCTACGGTTATTATCCCGGTGGTGATTACGGGTTCTTTGGTGGCTGGGGGGGCGGTCCTCTCGGGTATTTCGGCGGGAATTATTACGGCGGAGTGGGATATGGCTTTTTTGGTGGAGATGGTTTCTATGGTCCGAGTGGTGTGCTTGCTGGTCTTTTGGTAGGTCCGTATGACTATGACGCCGATGGCAATCCCTCACCAACAGGGCCTTTCAACATACATGGCTACAACGTAAATGGCTTCAATAAAGATGGATTTGATCCCGGTGGTTTTGATGTCAACGGACTAGATAAGGATGGCAAAACCTGGGCCTATTATGGTGTGTGGGGGCACCTGCACTATGGAACCGTAGCTCATCAATCGGAGCACAAAAACGATCATGGGATCGTGAACTGGTTTGCGAATAATATCTTTCAGCATACGGCGGCGGGTTCATTTGGAATTGCCAATTGGAATGAGGGAGGTGGCTATGTCGTAGTTGAATTAGAGCAGCGCGAATTCTGGATGCATGTGACCGAAGAAGAACCTACAAGAATTGTTACTTATTAATTTTACTAGATCATATATAAATGCAAAAACAAAAAAATGACTTGTCGCACTGTATTAAACAGTTTAAGAAATTCGATCCTTCTGAAGTCGACCTAACTCAGTTTCAACAACGAATTTCAATTTGTAATTCTTGCCAGTTTAGATCAAACATGCATTGCCGAAAGCATGCAGGTATTTGTGCTAATTTAGCGAAGAAAAAAGATTATTGGTGTGAAGAGTGGAACGAAACAAAACCGGAAAGTTTTATCGAGTTCCCCAAACCTCAACATGAAAAACAGCCGGTAGCAAAATCACAACAGAACAGACATCCTTCTACATCCGCTAGAACGGTTCTCAGAGTGGCAGTCGTCATCACGAGCCATAACTACGGTAGATTCCTCGGAGTTTGTTTAGAGAGTGTGCTGAGCCAGTCTCATCAAGCCTCAGAGATTATCGTCGTCGACGATTCCAGCACAGACAACACAAAGGAAGTGACGGAAGAGTTTGCCAGCAAAGGTGTGAAGTATTTGCGAGTCGAAAATCGGAGTGCTCTGTTCTCTCGGCGCGATGGATATAAGCAGACTGAATCCGGAGTCGTGTTGTTTGTCGATGCTGATGACATTCTACCTTCTAATTATATCGAGTTGGGAATGAAAGAGTTTACTGATCAAGATATAGGTGTAGTTTATGCCGATCACCAGCACTTTGGCGAATCGACGCGAAGCACAAACTTTCCTGAGTATTCACAAAACAGGCTGTTTCAGGGAGAGAATTTTGTGAGTACCTGCTCTTTCGTGCGACGAGAAGCACTCAATTTGTGTGACGCCTGGGACAGAACGTTTGATGAATCCTTCATGCCGGAAGATTACTGGATGTTTCAGCGAATCTCTCTGGATGGGTGGGACTTTAAAAAGTCAAAGGCGGTCCTGAATTATCGCAGACACCCAACACAGATGAGTCAAAACAGAGTCCCAATTGATCCTAAAGAGGTATATTACCATTCACATGGTCTGGAGTACCAGACGGTGACTCTGTTTATTCCGCTTGCTGGGAGAGTCTGGGCTTGGGAGCGTTTGAAAATGTTCCTCGATCGCCAGAACTGGCCTCACAATCAAATCAAGCTGATCCTCTGTGACACCAGTCAGGATGATCGATTTTCGACGATGGTTAAATACTGGATTGGTGATTGTAACTATTCGGACGTGAGACACTTTAAATTGAACGTCGGATTGAAGGGGCTCGCAGAAAAGAATCGTCGTGATCGTGAGGTACAACTGAAAGTCAAGCAATCAATCTGCAAGATCTATAATCAGCTCCGGTTGATGCTGGAAACGCCGTACTGCTGGATTCTGGAAGACGATGTACTCCCTCCTGATGACGTGCTTGAAAGGCTGATGAAGCACTTCAACGTTGACGTTGGAGCTGTCACAGCCCCCTATCAATCGCGATTCGATGGTAAACCTGTAGTCTGGCTCGAAGAAGGGATCAGAAATATTAAATCTATCGTCAAGGCGGTTCCACCTA
This window encodes:
- a CDS encoding glycosyltransferase family 2 protein — protein: MHCRKHAGICANLAKKKDYWCEEWNETKPESFIEFPKPQHEKQPVAKSQQNRHPSTSARTVLRVAVVITSHNYGRFLGVCLESVLSQSHQASEIIVVDDSSTDNTKEVTEEFASKGVKYLRVENRSALFSRRDGYKQTESGVVLFVDADDILPSNYIELGMKEFTDQDIGVVYADHQHFGESTRSTNFPEYSQNRLFQGENFVSTCSFVRREALNLCDAWDRTFDESFMPEDYWMFQRISLDGWDFKKSKAVLNYRRHPTQMSQNRVPIDPKEVYYHSHGLEYQTVTLFIPLAGRVWAWERLKMFLDRQNWPHNQIKLILCDTSQDDRFSTMVKYWIGDCNYSDVRHFKLNVGLKGLAEKNRRDREVQLKVKQSICKIYNQLRLMLETPYCWILEDDVLPPDDVLERLMKHFNVDVGAVTAPYQSRFDGKPVVWLEEGIRNIKSIVKAVPPKLDEPQVTEMRGSGFGCLVARSEVIKQHVLALPKTEDDLDPYFFKSMGDQWRRLCDWSCRVAHWEEDQVFLIEESKHETVRSS